From the Sphingomonas phyllosphaerae 5.2 genome, one window contains:
- a CDS encoding Lrp/AsnC family transcriptional regulator yields MTQKPYAPDRIDRRLIALLLDNARATAFTLAEAIGRSATAVARRQRALEEAGVITGYAARLDLAKLGCETIVHIKVTLESQRIDVLDAFETAIAASPSVVRCELMSGSYDYLVTVRARDLSDFARIHRDELSRLPGVTQMESGFVLREVVAPRLPLALLD; encoded by the coding sequence ATGACGCAGAAACCCTACGCACCCGATCGAATCGACCGTCGCCTGATCGCGCTGCTGCTCGACAATGCGCGGGCCACCGCCTTCACGCTCGCCGAGGCGATCGGCCGCTCCGCCACCGCGGTGGCGCGGCGGCAACGCGCGCTGGAGGAAGCGGGAGTCATCACCGGCTATGCCGCGCGGCTCGACCTCGCAAAGCTGGGTTGCGAGACGATCGTCCACATCAAGGTGACGCTGGAGAGCCAGCGGATCGACGTGCTCGATGCCTTCGAAACGGCGATCGCCGCCAGCCCGTCGGTGGTGCGCTGCGAATTGATGTCGGGCAGCTACGACTATCTCGTCACCGTCCGCGCCCGCGACCTGTCCGATTTCGCGCGTATCCACCGCGACGAACTCTCGCGCCTGCCCGGCGTCACGCAGATGGAAAGCGGCTTCGTCCTGCGCGAGGTCGTCGCCCCGCGTCTCCCGCTGGCGTTGCTGGACTGA
- a CDS encoding DUF1003 domain-containing protein: MNDSTDLNGALAANIDRLTDRQRRVEAEAPWSERLAGRITAFTGSMLFVLLHLCFFGGWIVWNLWLAPKFDPTFVVLAMIASVEAIFLSTFVLISQNRMAAQAQARADLDLHINLLAEHELSRLTTLVRRIAERLDVEPPADLAEIEQDVRAEDVLDTLDQVTPRQSAG, encoded by the coding sequence ATGAATGATTCTACCGACCTCAACGGCGCGCTGGCCGCCAACATCGATCGGCTGACCGATCGGCAACGCCGCGTGGAGGCCGAAGCGCCCTGGTCGGAACGGCTGGCCGGCCGCATCACCGCCTTCACCGGGTCGATGCTGTTCGTCCTGCTGCATCTGTGCTTCTTCGGCGGCTGGATCGTCTGGAACCTGTGGCTCGCGCCGAAGTTCGATCCGACGTTCGTGGTGCTGGCGATGATCGCGTCGGTGGAGGCGATCTTCCTCTCCACCTTCGTCCTCATCAGCCAGAATCGCATGGCGGCGCAGGCGCAGGCCCGTGCCGATCTCGACCTGCACATCAACCTGCTGGCCGAACACGAACTCTCCCGCCTGACCACCCTGGTCCGCCGTATCGCCGAGCGGCTCGACGTCGAGCCGCCCGCCGACCTGGCCGAAATCGAGCAGGACGTCCGTGCCGAGGATGTGCTGGACACCCTCGATCAGGTCACGCCGCGACAATCTGCGGGGTGA
- a CDS encoding glycosyl hydrolase, producing the protein MIWNEPNNKSHWDPEVDPDWSLFADMVSRAGASIAAVNPNVTRVLGGMSPIDPLWVKRLEGHGCLDAVDVIAVHGFPLDWNLWSIHDWPAKIAEIEAVTDKPVWVTEVGVGSFGAEEVQVFGVEKTAELLIGRVPRIYWYSLFDLPQEWGATTRHREAEGSSYYRHFYMGLIRADGTPKPSLDSYAKVASEMGLMQWFHYQDPRLDDAVKWMRRLGTKKLRTGLSWADSFRPDAIDWFDRQMEALAEFDTTVTFCFTPEHLGIQPHHSSAARDPQAFADFCAWMIDRYAPATAAPKAVTPQIVAA; encoded by the coding sequence ATGATCTGGAACGAGCCCAACAACAAGTCGCATTGGGATCCGGAGGTCGACCCCGACTGGTCGCTGTTCGCCGACATGGTGTCGCGCGCTGGCGCGTCGATCGCGGCGGTCAACCCGAACGTCACGCGCGTGCTGGGCGGCATGTCGCCGATCGATCCGCTGTGGGTGAAAAGGCTGGAGGGGCACGGCTGCCTCGACGCGGTCGACGTGATCGCGGTGCACGGCTTCCCGCTGGACTGGAACCTGTGGAGCATCCACGACTGGCCCGCCAAGATCGCCGAGATCGAGGCGGTGACGGACAAGCCGGTGTGGGTGACCGAGGTGGGCGTCGGATCGTTCGGGGCCGAGGAGGTGCAGGTGTTCGGCGTCGAGAAGACCGCCGAGCTGCTGATCGGTCGCGTGCCGCGCATCTACTGGTATTCGCTGTTCGACCTGCCGCAGGAATGGGGCGCGACCACCCGCCACCGCGAGGCGGAGGGATCGAGCTATTACCGGCATTTCTACATGGGGCTGATCCGCGCCGACGGCACGCCCAAGCCGTCGCTCGACAGTTATGCCAAGGTCGCGTCGGAGATGGGGCTGATGCAGTGGTTCCATTATCAGGACCCGCGGCTGGACGATGCGGTCAAGTGGATGCGCCGGCTGGGGACGAAGAAGTTGCGCACCGGGCTGAGCTGGGCCGACAGCTTCCGTCCCGACGCGATCGACTGGTTCGACCGGCAGATGGAAGCGCTGGCCGAGTTCGACACCACGGTGACGTTTTGCTTCACGCCCGAGCATCTCGGCATCCAGCCGCATCACAGCAGCGCGGCGCGCGACCCGCAGGCGTTCGCGGATTTCTGTGCGTGGATGATCGACCGTTACGCGCCGGCCACCGCCGCGCCGAAGGCGGTCACCCCGCAGATTGTCGCGGCGTGA
- the ald gene encoding alanine dehydrogenase, with protein MRIGVPKEIKNHEYRVGLTPGAVREYVAHGHEVIVQSGAGAGIAADDDAYRAAGAGIVDSAEEVFATAQMVVKVKEPQPGEWVQLREDQILFTYLHLAPDPEQAKGLQASGVTAVAYETVTDARGHLPLLAPMSEVAGRLSIEAAGTALKAVNGGRGVLIGGVPGVQPARIVVLGGGVVGTHAARMAVGLGAEVTIIDRSIPRLRELDELFQGRVRTRVSTLESIEHEISEADAVIGAVLIPGASAPKLVTRPMLKLMKPRAVLVDVAIDQGGCFETSHATTHAEPTYEVDGVIHYCVANMPGAVPLTSSHALNNATLPYGLALADRGYAAAEADAGLMEGVNVRGGRIVNTVVAEALGIAG; from the coding sequence ATGCGCATCGGCGTGCCCAAGGAAATCAAGAACCACGAATATCGTGTCGGCCTGACCCCCGGTGCGGTGCGCGAATATGTCGCACATGGCCATGAGGTGATCGTACAGAGCGGCGCGGGCGCCGGCATCGCCGCCGACGACGATGCATATCGCGCCGCGGGTGCCGGGATCGTCGACAGCGCCGAGGAAGTGTTCGCCACCGCGCAGATGGTGGTGAAGGTGAAGGAGCCGCAGCCGGGCGAATGGGTGCAGCTGCGCGAGGACCAGATCCTGTTCACCTACCTGCACCTCGCACCCGATCCCGAGCAGGCGAAGGGTTTGCAGGCATCCGGCGTGACGGCCGTCGCCTATGAGACGGTGACCGATGCGCGCGGGCATCTGCCGCTGCTGGCGCCGATGAGCGAAGTGGCCGGGCGACTGTCGATCGAGGCGGCCGGTACCGCGCTGAAGGCGGTCAATGGCGGTCGTGGCGTGCTGATCGGTGGCGTGCCCGGCGTGCAGCCGGCGCGGATCGTGGTGCTGGGTGGCGGCGTGGTCGGCACGCATGCGGCGCGCATGGCGGTCGGGCTGGGCGCGGAAGTGACGATCATCGACCGCTCGATCCCGCGGCTGCGCGAACTGGACGAGCTGTTCCAGGGCCGGGTGCGCACACGCGTGTCGACGCTGGAATCGATCGAGCACGAGATTTCGGAGGCCGATGCGGTGATCGGCGCGGTGCTGATCCCCGGTGCTTCGGCGCCGAAGCTGGTGACGCGCCCGATGCTGAAGCTGATGAAGCCGCGTGCGGTGCTGGTCGACGTGGCAATCGACCAGGGCGGGTGTTTCGAGACCAGCCATGCGACGACCCACGCCGAGCCGACCTATGAGGTGGACGGCGTGATCCATTATTGCGTCGCCAACATGCCGGGTGCGGTGCCGCTGACCAGCAGCCACGCGCTGAACAATGCCACCCTGCCTTACGGGCTGGCGCTGGCCGACCGCGGCTATGCGGCGGCGGAAGCGGACGCCGGTTTGATGGAGGGCGTGAACGTGCGCGGCGGGCGGATCGTCAACACGGTCGTCGCCGAAGCGCTGGGTATCGCCGGCTGA
- a CDS encoding glycosyltransferase family 9 protein, with translation MSIADWTDAMRAARYDTAWSIEQETLAARDPATRDDPARPYHERWVWDGRTFDDRDVLVRCYHGLGDTLQFARYLPALAARARSVVLEAPARLHALLHIPGVALAAFDPAHPLPPSQVDIEITELAFALRIAPGDVASSYLSVAPAPLRDDTIGLCWQAGDWDTKRWVPEALLLPLASAHHCLSLVSAPTTLPVLNPEGCPFDLPATAALVAGCALVVTVDTMIAHLAGALGRPTWLLLKTEPDWRWNPARRDSDWYPDIRLYPQSTPGDWAAPLAAVARDLATFEGDLNGQPAQSLGARLLG, from the coding sequence ATGAGCATTGCCGACTGGACAGACGCGATGCGCGCCGCGCGCTACGATACGGCGTGGTCGATCGAGCAGGAGACGCTGGCCGCGCGTGATCCTGCAACGCGCGACGATCCCGCCCGCCCCTATCACGAACGCTGGGTGTGGGACGGCCGGACGTTCGACGACCGCGACGTACTCGTCCGCTGCTACCATGGCCTCGGCGACACGCTGCAATTCGCACGCTACCTTCCTGCGCTCGCCGCCCGCGCGCGCTCGGTCGTGCTGGAGGCGCCCGCTCGCCTCCATGCCCTGCTTCACATCCCCGGCGTGGCGCTCGCCGCTTTCGATCCCGCGCATCCGCTGCCGCCGTCGCAGGTCGATATCGAGATCACCGAGCTCGCTTTCGCGCTGCGCATCGCGCCCGGTGATGTCGCCTCTTCCTATCTTTCCGTCGCGCCCGCTCCGCTCCGCGACGACACCATCGGCCTGTGCTGGCAGGCCGGTGACTGGGACACGAAGCGCTGGGTGCCGGAGGCGTTGCTGCTCCCGCTCGCTAGTGCCCACCACTGCCTCTCGCTGGTCAGCGCCCCCACCACGCTCCCGGTCCTCAACCCGGAGGGCTGCCCGTTCGACCTTCCCGCCACCGCCGCGCTGGTCGCCGGCTGCGCACTGGTCGTCACGGTCGACACGATGATCGCGCACCTTGCGGGCGCATTGGGCCGCCCGACGTGGCTGCTGCTCAAGACCGAACCCGACTGGCGCTGGAATCCCGCACGGCGTGACAGCGACTGGTATCCCGACATCCGCCTTTATCCCCAGTCGACTCCCGGCGACTGGGCCGCCCCGCTCGCCGCCGTGGCGCGCGACCTTGCCACGTTCGAAGGAGACCTCAATGGCCAGCCTGCCCAGTCCCTCGGTGCCCGTCTCCTGGGGTGA
- a CDS encoding histidine phosphatase family protein, with the protein MSRYVLLARHGHHGEVGHVLSGRSAIALDAQGHAEAAALARHLAGQAVTRLCASPRTRTQQTAAAVAATHRIAVETIAALDEVDFGRFTGVSFEALADDPDWRRWNEARGEARCPGGETMAEAVARAVGFVSAAGDGVTVCVSHCDVIRGVVAHYLGLPLARIFSLGCDPGSVTTLRLEGKGAVLVSLNERPLLDRGDGLRRG; encoded by the coding sequence ATGAGTCGCTATGTCCTGCTTGCCCGGCACGGGCACCATGGCGAAGTCGGCCACGTACTGAGTGGGCGATCGGCGATCGCGCTCGATGCGCAGGGTCATGCGGAAGCGGCGGCGCTGGCGCGGCATCTTGCGGGACAGGCCGTGACGCGCCTGTGTGCGAGCCCCCGAACCCGGACGCAGCAGACGGCAGCCGCGGTGGCGGCGACGCACCGCATCGCCGTGGAGACGATCGCGGCGCTGGACGAGGTGGACTTTGGGCGCTTCACCGGCGTGTCGTTCGAGGCGCTGGCGGACGATCCCGATTGGCGGCGGTGGAACGAGGCGCGCGGCGAGGCGCGTTGCCCCGGCGGCGAGACGATGGCCGAGGCGGTGGCGCGTGCGGTGGGGTTCGTGAGCGCTGCGGGGGACGGGGTAACGGTGTGCGTGTCGCATTGCGACGTGATCCGCGGGGTGGTGGCGCATTATCTTGGACTACCGCTGGCGCGCATCTTCTCGCTGGGGTGCGATCCGGGCTCCGTGACGACGTTGCGGCTCGAAGGGAAGGGGGCGGTGTTGGTGTCGCTGAACGAGCGGCCTCTGCTGGACCGGGGTGACGGCCTCCGACGGGGATAA
- a CDS encoding aminotransferase class III-fold pyridoxal phosphate-dependent enzyme, with product MEKKTLAAIAGLVAGTLFAATKGRERVALSRAKHPGPGGHVRMAKRVAAQIPYYAHVEEHFFHADDCDAATAARRRAGFERLAALYARRFPKTLALTAETRTGLSDLQFTGRYRVPFPFAAMVREHLPVGAFMARADGAWLTDLDGNRFIDLTGSYGVNLFGNDFYKATMREALDIAEPLGGVLGSYHPVVADNVRRLRDLSGLDEVSFHMSGTEAVMQAVRLARYHTGKRRLVRFAGAYHGWWGDVQPGIGNPVPADHTLTLADQSEQTLAVLATRKDIACVLVNPLQALHPNGGAPSDSQLVDSARSAGADLPTYVAWLSRLAETCRSNGIVLIFDEVFMGFRLAPGSVARRWGMTPDMIVWGKTLGGGLPIGVLTGRAALMKRWRDDRPVDICFARGTFNAHPYVMAGTDAFLRRLDTPEVAAMYDGMTARWDARAARLNAALAAASVPVTVAHLETVWTLLYIHPSRYNWMLQYYLRAEGLALSWVGTGRLIFSLDIDETLFDDILTRIVAAGRRMMADGWWDGPAATNKQLKRQALKESLAARLRGG from the coding sequence ATGGAGAAAAAGACCCTCGCCGCCATCGCCGGGCTCGTCGCCGGCACCCTGTTCGCCGCGACGAAGGGCCGGGAGCGGGTTGCGCTCTCGCGCGCCAAGCACCCCGGCCCCGGCGGACACGTCCGCATGGCCAAACGGGTCGCCGCGCAAATTCCCTATTACGCGCATGTCGAGGAGCACTTCTTCCACGCCGACGATTGCGATGCTGCCACCGCCGCCCGCCGCCGCGCGGGGTTCGAGCGACTGGCCGCCCTTTATGCCCGGCGCTTCCCGAAAACGCTGGCGCTCACCGCCGAGACGCGCACCGGCCTGTCCGACCTGCAATTCACCGGCCGCTACCGCGTGCCCTTCCCGTTCGCCGCCATGGTGCGCGAGCACCTGCCGGTCGGCGCGTTCATGGCGCGCGCCGATGGTGCATGGCTGACCGACCTCGACGGCAATCGCTTCATCGACCTGACCGGCAGCTACGGCGTCAACCTGTTCGGCAACGACTTCTACAAGGCGACGATGCGCGAGGCGCTCGACATCGCCGAGCCGCTCGGTGGCGTACTCGGCAGCTACCATCCGGTCGTCGCAGACAACGTTCGCCGCCTGCGCGATCTTTCCGGGCTGGACGAGGTATCGTTCCACATGTCGGGCACCGAGGCGGTGATGCAGGCGGTGCGCCTCGCGCGTTACCACACCGGCAAGCGTCGGCTGGTGCGGTTCGCTGGCGCCTACCACGGCTGGTGGGGTGACGTTCAGCCCGGTATCGGTAATCCCGTCCCCGCCGACCACACGCTGACGCTTGCCGATCAGTCCGAACAGACGCTGGCCGTGCTCGCCACGCGCAAGGACATTGCCTGCGTGCTGGTCAACCCTTTGCAAGCGCTCCATCCCAACGGCGGCGCGCCGTCCGACAGTCAACTGGTCGACAGCGCGCGCAGCGCCGGCGCCGACCTGCCCACCTATGTCGCATGGCTCTCCCGCCTCGCCGAAACGTGCCGCAGCAACGGCATCGTGCTGATCTTCGACGAGGTGTTCATGGGCTTTCGTCTTGCGCCAGGCAGCGTCGCACGCCGTTGGGGCATGACGCCCGACATGATCGTCTGGGGCAAGACGCTGGGCGGCGGGCTGCCGATCGGCGTGCTCACCGGCCGTGCCGCACTGATGAAGCGCTGGCGCGACGATCGCCCGGTCGACATCTGCTTCGCGCGTGGCACTTTCAACGCGCACCCTTATGTGATGGCCGGGACGGATGCCTTCCTGCGCCGCCTCGATACGCCGGAAGTCGCCGCGATGTACGACGGCATGACGGCGCGTTGGGATGCGCGTGCCGCCCGCCTCAACGCGGCACTCGCCGCGGCAAGCGTGCCGGTGACGGTCGCGCATCTCGAAACGGTCTGGACGCTTCTCTACATCCACCCGTCGCGCTATAACTGGATGCTGCAATATTACCTCCGCGCCGAGGGGCTGGCGCTGTCCTGGGTCGGCACCGGGCGGCTGATCTTCAGCCTCGATATCGATGAGACGCTGTTCGACGACATCCTCACCCGCATCGTGGCGGCGGGTCGCCGGATGATGGCGGACGGCTGGTGGGACGGTCCCGCTGCGACCAACAAGCAACTGAAGCGACAGGCGCTCAAGGAATCGCTCGCGGCGCGGCTGCGCGGCGGCTGA
- a CDS encoding class I SAM-dependent methyltransferase produces MTTAGVAQAYDRWAPVYDLVFGPVFRQGRAAAIRAADQIGGRILEVGVGTGISLPGYAPTSRVTGVDISEDMLDKARARARRLNLPNVDAIRVGDAEALDFADESFDVVVAQYVVSAVANPCRALDEFARVCRPGGEIVITTRVGAEQGLRGGIEKALMPVTKRLGFRTDFPFALYTDWIATRTDVRLAECRSIPPLGHFSLVRIAKEKA; encoded by the coding sequence ATGACGACGGCCGGCGTGGCGCAGGCATATGACCGTTGGGCACCGGTCTACGATCTGGTGTTCGGCCCGGTGTTCCGGCAGGGGCGCGCGGCGGCGATCCGCGCCGCCGACCAGATCGGCGGACGCATCCTGGAGGTGGGCGTGGGCACGGGCATTTCGCTGCCCGGCTACGCCCCGACCAGCCGGGTGACCGGCGTGGATATTTCCGAGGACATGCTCGACAAGGCACGGGCGCGGGCGCGGCGACTGAACCTGCCCAATGTCGATGCGATCCGCGTCGGCGATGCGGAGGCGCTGGATTTCGCCGATGAGTCGTTCGACGTCGTCGTCGCGCAATATGTCGTCAGCGCGGTCGCGAACCCCTGCCGCGCGCTGGACGAGTTCGCGCGCGTGTGCCGCCCGGGCGGTGAGATCGTGATCACGACCCGCGTCGGCGCCGAGCAGGGCCTGCGCGGTGGTATCGAGAAGGCGTTGATGCCGGTCACCAAGCGGCTTGGCTTCCGCACCGATTTTCCGTTCGCGCTGTATACCGACTGGATCGCGACACGCACCGACGTGCGGCTGGCCGAATGCCGCTCGATCCCCCCGCTGGGCCACTTCTCGCTGGTCCGTATCGCCAAGGAGAAGGCATGA
- a CDS encoding Gfo/Idh/MocA family protein has protein sequence MTERKPRVGFLGTGWIGRHRMAAMVASGAVDAVAVGDPSPEMVAEATGVAPEAVACASLAEMLALGLDGVVIATPSALHAAQSIAALEAGVAVFCQKPLGRDAAETAAVVEAARRADRLLGVDLSYRHTAGMRAIAPLVQGGALGRVFAIDLTFHNAYGPDKPWFYDRAQSGGGCVMDLGIHLADLALWLNPGAEVAGVDAALYAAGGPVGAEAVEDYAAASVRLDNGVTVRLACSWRLHAGQDAVIEAAFYGTEGGAALRNVAGSFYDFTAEHFRGTARETLAVPPDDWGGRAAVDWATRLAGGARFDAGAGEHVATARVLDAIYAAGRK, from the coding sequence ATGACTGAGCGCAAACCGCGCGTCGGCTTCCTCGGCACGGGGTGGATCGGACGGCATCGGATGGCGGCGATGGTGGCGAGCGGCGCCGTCGACGCGGTGGCGGTCGGCGATCCCTCGCCGGAGATGGTGGCGGAGGCGACCGGCGTCGCGCCCGAGGCTGTCGCGTGCGCGTCGCTGGCGGAGATGCTGGCGCTCGGGCTCGACGGCGTGGTGATCGCGACGCCGAGCGCGCTGCACGCCGCGCAGTCGATCGCGGCGCTGGAAGCGGGGGTGGCGGTGTTCTGCCAGAAGCCGTTGGGCCGCGATGCGGCGGAGACCGCAGCGGTGGTCGAGGCGGCGCGGCGGGCCGACCGGCTGCTGGGGGTGGACCTGTCGTATCGCCACACCGCCGGAATGCGCGCGATCGCGCCGCTGGTGCAGGGCGGAGCGCTGGGGCGGGTGTTCGCGATCGATCTGACGTTCCACAATGCGTACGGGCCGGACAAGCCGTGGTTCTACGACCGTGCACAATCGGGCGGCGGGTGCGTCATGGATCTCGGCATCCATCTGGCGGACCTTGCCCTGTGGCTCAATCCCGGTGCGGAGGTCGCCGGGGTGGACGCAGCGCTCTACGCCGCCGGGGGACCGGTCGGGGCCGAGGCGGTCGAGGATTATGCGGCGGCCAGCGTGCGGCTCGACAATGGCGTGACGGTGCGGTTGGCGTGTTCGTGGCGGTTGCACGCCGGGCAGGACGCGGTGATCGAGGCAGCCTTTTACGGCACCGAGGGCGGCGCTGCGCTGCGCAACGTCGCGGGATCGTTCTACGATTTTACCGCGGAGCATTTCCGCGGGACGGCGCGTGAGACGCTGGCGGTGCCGCCCGACGATTGGGGCGGGCGTGCCGCGGTCGACTGGGCGACGCGGTTGGCGGGTGGCGCACGGTTCGATGCCGGTGCTGGCGAGCATGTCGCCACGGCGCGGGTGCTGGACGCAATCTATGCGGCGGGGCGGAAGTAG
- a CDS encoding TIGR04290 family methyltransferase encodes MAEELRARVERLAPWFHNIRLPGGVETAPDHFLLDYPANKFAEFGGCLPDDLTGKTVLDIGCNAGFYSVEMKRRGAARVVGIDWDERYLAQARLASEALGFGDSVEFRKLSVYDVAQLGERFDLVIFMGVLYHLRHPLLALDLIREHVAGDMMLFQTMQQGSTEDAEVPEDHPFYVPGTWTPPAYFNAPEYPKMHFIERKFSGDWTNWWAPNRACSEAMLRAAGFTVTAHPQDDVYLCRIADVPFAEHGPAAVYPSTGGMRA; translated from the coding sequence ATGGCGGAAGAGTTGCGCGCGCGCGTCGAACGGCTCGCGCCGTGGTTTCATAACATCCGCCTGCCGGGCGGGGTCGAGACGGCGCCAGACCATTTCCTGCTCGACTATCCCGCGAACAAGTTCGCCGAGTTCGGCGGGTGCCTGCCGGACGACCTGACCGGCAAGACGGTCCTGGACATCGGGTGCAACGCCGGCTTCTACTCGGTCGAGATGAAGCGGCGCGGCGCGGCGCGGGTGGTCGGGATCGACTGGGACGAACGGTATCTGGCGCAGGCGCGGTTGGCGAGCGAGGCGCTCGGGTTCGGAGACAGCGTCGAATTTCGCAAATTGTCGGTCTACGACGTGGCGCAGCTTGGCGAGCGTTTCGACCTCGTGATCTTCATGGGGGTGCTCTACCATCTGCGACACCCGCTGCTGGCGCTGGACCTGATCCGGGAGCATGTCGCGGGCGACATGATGCTGTTCCAGACGATGCAGCAGGGATCGACCGAAGATGCCGAGGTGCCGGAGGACCATCCGTTCTACGTGCCCGGCACGTGGACCCCGCCCGCCTATTTCAATGCGCCGGAATATCCCAAGATGCATTTCATCGAACGGAAGTTCTCGGGCGACTGGACCAACTGGTGGGCGCCGAACCGCGCGTGTTCCGAGGCGATGCTGCGCGCCGCGGGCTTCACGGTGACCGCGCATCCGCAGGACGACGTCTATCTTTGTCGTATCGCCGACGTGCCCTTCGCAGAGCACGGGCCAGCGGCGGTCTATCCATCCACGGGGGGAATGCGCGCGTGA
- a CDS encoding MDR/zinc-dependent alcohol dehydrogenase-like family protein — MMRAAVLVGPGRFEMQDAPVPQPGPGEVRVRLEGCGVCASNIEPWEGQPWSTYPGAPGGMGHEGWGVVDALGEGVSDVAAGERVTMMSERGFAPYDVATVDQLVRLPAALDGQAFPGEPLACAMNIFRRADVLPGQTVAIVGIGFLGAVLTKLASDAGARVIAISRREESLALARANGAAETVPMDDHWAIIEKVKALTDGALCERVIEAVGKQWPLDLASAIVGFGGRLVVAGYHQDGPRQVNMQDWNWKGIDVINAHERDPRVNLRGLNEAVAAVAGGRVDLAALLTHRFALAELNEAVAATRDKPAGFVKAVVTFE; from the coding sequence ATGATGCGCGCGGCGGTGCTGGTGGGGCCGGGACGTTTCGAGATGCAGGATGCCCCCGTGCCGCAACCCGGACCGGGTGAGGTGCGGGTGCGGCTGGAGGGATGCGGCGTATGTGCGTCGAACATCGAGCCATGGGAGGGGCAGCCGTGGTCGACCTATCCCGGCGCGCCCGGCGGGATGGGGCATGAGGGCTGGGGCGTGGTCGACGCGCTGGGCGAGGGCGTGAGCGACGTCGCGGCCGGCGAACGGGTGACGATGATGTCGGAACGCGGATTTGCGCCATATGACGTGGCGACGGTCGACCAGCTGGTGCGCTTGCCCGCCGCGCTGGACGGACAGGCGTTTCCAGGCGAGCCGCTGGCATGTGCGATGAACATCTTCCGCCGCGCCGACGTGCTGCCGGGGCAAACGGTGGCGATCGTCGGCATCGGCTTCCTGGGTGCGGTGCTGACGAAGCTGGCGAGTGACGCGGGTGCGCGGGTGATCGCGATTTCACGGCGGGAGGAATCGCTGGCGCTGGCGCGCGCGAACGGCGCGGCCGAGACGGTGCCGATGGACGATCACTGGGCGATCATCGAGAAGGTGAAGGCGCTGACGGATGGAGCGCTGTGCGAGCGGGTGATCGAGGCGGTGGGCAAGCAGTGGCCGCTGGACCTCGCCTCCGCGATCGTCGGGTTCGGCGGCCGGCTGGTGGTGGCGGGATATCATCAGGACGGTCCGCGGCAGGTGAACATGCAGGACTGGAACTGGAAGGGTATCGACGTGATCAACGCGCACGAACGCGATCCGCGCGTGAACCTGCGGGGGTTGAACGAAGCGGTGGCGGCGGTGGCCGGCGGGCGCGTCGACCTCGCCGCACTGCTGACGCATCGCTTCGCGTTGGCGGAGCTGAATGAGGCGGTAGCCGCCACCCGCGACAAGCCCGCCGGGTTCGTGAAGGCCGTGGTGACGTTCGAGTGA
- a CDS encoding DUF6165 family protein — MASLPSPSVPVSWGELLDKITILEIKQHRIARAEARANVSREHSLLARIGAGVLGRAPVAALFGRLKSVNEDLWEIEDAIRRQEAARTFGGEFVRLARAVYVKNDERAALKREINLALESDLIEEKSYADIA, encoded by the coding sequence ATGGCCAGCCTGCCCAGTCCCTCGGTGCCCGTCTCCTGGGGTGAGTTGCTCGACAAGATCACGATCCTGGAGATCAAGCAGCATCGCATCGCCCGCGCCGAGGCGCGCGCCAACGTCAGCCGCGAGCATTCGCTGCTGGCGCGCATCGGGGCGGGCGTGCTCGGCCGCGCGCCTGTCGCCGCGCTGTTCGGACGCCTGAAATCGGTCAACGAAGACCTGTGGGAGATCGAGGACGCGATCCGCCGGCAGGAAGCCGCGCGCACCTTCGGCGGCGAGTTCGTCCGTCTCGCCCGCGCGGTCTACGTCAAGAACGACGAACGCGCCGCGCTGAAGCGCGAGATCAACCTTGCGCTGGAATCCGACCTGATCGAGGAGAAGAGCTACGCCGACATCGCCTGA